In Pungitius pungitius chromosome 2, fPunPun2.1, whole genome shotgun sequence, a single window of DNA contains:
- the zgc:165573 gene encoding cysteine-rich and transmembrane domain-containing protein 1, with product MNFEQPPPYPGNGPTAPGYPGQGPPQQGYPPQGYPPQGYPVNMAQPNAAYPNYPAGQMGPGGPYPGPGQPAYGYPGQAQPGWQGGPPPGPMYGEAPKNTVYVVEDRRRDDSGDTCLTACWTALCCCCLWDMLT from the exons ATGAATTTTGAGCAGCCTCCTCCGTACCCAGGCAATGGCCCCACTGCTCCAGGCTACCCTGGCCAAGGCCCGCCCCAACAGGGCTACCCCCCTCAGGGGTATCCTCCACAAGGATACCCTGTAAACATGGCACAGCCTAATGCAGCGTACCCCAACTACCCTGCAGGACAGATGGGCCCCGGGGGTCCGTACCCTGGCCCTGGACAGCCTGCTTATGGATACCCTGGTCAAGCACAGCCTGGCTGGCAGGGGGGGCCTCCTCCTGGGCCCATGTACGGGGAAGCTCCAAAGAACACAG tgtacgtggtggaggacaggaGAAGGGACGACTCGGGAGACACATGCCTGACAGCCTGCTGGACGGCTCTGTGTTGCTGCTGTCTGTGGGACATGCTGACAtaa